Part of the Alkalilimnicola sp. S0819 genome, CAGATGATCGGCGACGATGACCACGGCCTCCTTGCGCTCCAGCGCCCGCAGCCCGGCCTTGATGCCCCGGGCATTGGCCTCGACCAGCCGGCTGCCGGTGGCCTCCCGCGCCGCGGTGACCGCACGGGTGAGCTGCGCATCGTCGTGGGGGTTGTAGAAGATGGTGGCGGGCAGCTCCCGGCCCAGCAGCAGGGAGGGCAGTTCCCAGCTGGAGTGGTGCAGGGTGAGAATCAGCAGCGGTCGCCCGGCGGCATGGGCCTCGCGCACGGCTTGCAGGCCCTCGATGCGGCTGATGCGCGACAGGTTCTCCTCGGGGCTGGCGGACCACACGTGGGCGGCATCGGCCAGATTGCGCGCCGAGCCGGCCAGTGCGCGGCGGGCCAGGCGGCTCGCTTGCCCCCAGTTCAGGTGCGGGTGGCTGAGCATGATGTTGATCAGGGCGTTGCGGTAGGCACCGGCCATGCCCAGTGGCAGCCAGGCGCTCAGCCAGGCAAGCCCCGCCGCCAGCCGGGCGCTCAGGGCGAGCGGCAGCTTGCCGAACAGGCGCATGGCGAGCAGCGCCGTGGAGGGGCGTTGGCGGGTCTGGCTTGTCATCGTGAGGGGGCGTTACCGGTGTCTCGGGGATTGTTCGCACGAACAGACCGTCGAAGGCCGCGTTCGGTTCCGCAATTGCACGGCTTCGCGTCGCCCGGATGAGGCCGACGGCGAGAATCCGGGCCTTGTGCGTAGCGAACGGCTTCGTGGCTGCAAAAAGGCGCCCCTGGGGGCGCCTTCAAGCTGTGCCTTGAGCTGAGGTGTCAGCTCTGTTCGTCCACCGACTGACCGGCCAGGAACAGCCAGGTCTGCACCACGGTGTCCGGGTTCAGGGACACGCTGTCGATGCCCTGTTCCATCAGCCAGCGGGCCAGGTCCGGATGGTCCGAGGGGCCCTGGCCGCAGATGCCCACGTACTTGCCGGCTTTCTTGGCGCTCTGGATGGCCATGGCCAGCATGCGCTTGACCGCCGCGTCGCGCTCGTCGAACAGGTGCGCGATCAGGCCTGAATCCCGGTCCAGGCCCAGGGTGAGCTGGGTCAGGTCGTTGGAGCCGATGGAGAAGCCGTCGAAGATCTCCAGGAACTCGTCCGCCAGCAGGGCGTTGGAGGGCAGCTCGCACATCATGATGACCTTCAGGCCGTTCTTGCCCTGCTCGAGGCCCTGCTCGCGCAGCAGTTCGATGACCTGACGGCCCTCGTCCAGGGTACGCACGAAGGGAATCATGATGATGACATTGGTCAGGCCCATGTCGTCACGCACGCGTTTCAGCGCATCGCACTCCATGGCGAAGCACTCGCGGAACTCCTCGGAGATGTAGCGCGAGGCGCCGCGGAAGCCCAGCATGGGGTTCTCTTCGTGGGGCTCGTACTGCTCGCCACCGATGAGATTGGCGTACTCGTTGGACTTGAAGTCCGACATGCGCACGATGACCGTCTCCGGCGCGAAGGCGGCGCCCAGGGTGGCGATGCCCTCGGTGAGCTTCTCGACGTAGAAATCCCGCGGGCTGGCGTAGCCGGCGATCTGGGTGCGAATCACCCGCTGCAGCTCCTCCGGCTGCTGGTCGAATTCCAGCAGCGCCCGGGGGTGGATGCCGATCATGCGGTTGATGATGAACTCCAGCCGCGCGAGACCCACGCCGGCATGGGGCAGGCTGGCGAAGTCGAAGGCCCGATCGGGGTTGCCCACGTTCATCATGATCTTGAAGGGCAGCTCCGGCATGTCGGCCAGGCTCACCTCGTTGACCACGAATTC contains:
- a CDS encoding lysophospholipid acyltransferase family protein; this translates as MTSQTRQRPSTALLAMRLFGKLPLALSARLAAGLAWLSAWLPLGMAGAYRNALINIMLSHPHLNWGQASRLARRALAGSARNLADAAHVWSASPEENLSRISRIEGLQAVREAHAAGRPLLILTLHHSSWELPSLLLGRELPATIFYNPHDDAQLTRAVTAAREATGSRLVEANARGIKAGLRALERKEAVVIVADHLPKGRNNPYVPFFGVPVRSSSLPHQLIRRFDPAVFFMYSHRPGNDGRVEIHFEAADTALHDPDPQTGLTALSVGLARIIERAPAQYHWTNKRYARTAHGPRTLYRRGSVKALRRARRENRCARLEELGRH